The Toxorhynchites rutilus septentrionalis strain SRP chromosome 3, ASM2978413v1, whole genome shotgun sequence genome includes a region encoding these proteins:
- the LOC129772872 gene encoding uncharacterized protein LOC129772872: MTGPVIQDPLFDLLLRFRMHSVALVADIEKMYLQVKVHHDDTSLLRILWRFSLSEPIATYEMSRVTFGLAPSSFLATRCLQQLAHDEGDQYPRANAALVHDFYVDDFIGGANSEEQAILLRRELDQLLPKGGFRLRKWVSSSEAVLAGLSAEDLGTTSTLSFDQERVKTLGINWQPGPDSLGIDVSGLAVSGQWTRRKIYSVVAQLFDPTGITAPVIAWAKIRMQLLWVATQGWDDPLPPDLDKQWADFYQQLPLLSNIKINRHAFTDKPALT, translated from the coding sequence ATGACAGGTCCAGTCATCCAGGATCCTCTGTTTGATTTGCTGCTTCGTTTCCGTATGCATTCTGTGGCTCTCGTTGCTGACATCGAGAAGATGTATCTGCAGGTGAAGGTCCATCATGACGACACTTCTTTGCTCCGGATTTTGTGGAGATTCTCGCTATCAGAACCTATTGCAACATATGAAATGTCTAGAGTGACTTTTGGTTTAGCTCCATCATCGTTTCTCGCAACGCGATGTTTGCAGCAGTTAGCACACGACGAAGGTGATCAATATCCACGAGCGAATGCGGCGCTCGTACATGATTTCTACGTGGACGATTTTATCGGAGGTGCGAATTCCGAAGAACAAGCTATTTTACTACGGCGAGAATTAGACCAGCTGTTGCCTAAAGGTGGTTTCAGACTGCGAAAATGGGTATCAAGTTCGGAAGCTGTGTTGGCAGGTTTATCTGCTGAAGATTTGGGAACGACATCCACATTGAGTTTCGACCAGGAGCGTGTAAAAACGCTAGGTATCAACTGGCAACCAGGGCCAGATTCATTAGGCATAGACGTCTCGGGTCTTGCTGTAAGCGGACAGTGGACTAGGCGTAAAATTTATTCCGTTGTGGCTCAATTATTCGATCCGACTGGTATAACAGCTCCTGTCATCGCGTGGGCTAAAATTCGGATGCAGCTATTATGGGTGGCTACTCAAGGTTGGGATGATCCATTGCCACCAGACTTAGATAAACAGTGGGCAGATTTCTATCAGCAACTTCCATTGCTCTCCAACATCAAAATTAACCGACATGCTTTTACTGATAAGCCGGCGTTAACATAG
- the LOC129772871 gene encoding uncharacterized protein LOC129772871, producing the protein MTKKLKPKLHARDNIIDFLVRTDHFLKQYDPANHALQVEARLDKLDEKWDEFGEVQTQIEEMEELEEERTDQHKRTRAEFEELYFQVRAGLKSKLPTIPISPSTSNDTPPRMGTCASIQLPKINLPEFNGEFDKWLPFFDTFKSLIHGNPDLSAIQRFHYLRASLKGEALKVVDAFPMSEASYGAAWSALTKRFSNVYLQKKRHVNALLQYPKLKKITASGIHDVIDCFDQHLKILDHLGEVTAGWGAMLTQLVISKLDDVSQKDWEEFALMKEEPAYLHVMEFLEGQTRILDAIAVDQCFERKQVSLSSPTPPAKKPFSKLSVHSV; encoded by the coding sequence ATGACGAAGAAGCTGAAGCCGAAGCTGCATGCACGGGATAACATCATTGACTTCCTCGTACGCACGGACCATTTCCTGAAGCAATATGATCCGGCCAATCACGCTCTCCAGGTTGAGGCACGACTCGACAAGCTTGATGAAAAGTGGGACGAATTCGGAGAAGTTCAGACGCAGATAGAGGAGATGGAAGAGCTAGAGGAGGAAAGGACGGACCAGCACAAGAGAACCCGAGCCGAGTTCGAGGAGTTGTACTTCCAGGTAAGGGCAGGGTTGAAATCAAAGTTGCCAACCATCCCAATTTCTCCCTCTACCTCTAACGATACCCCTCCACGTATGGGAACATGTGCCAGTATTCAATTGCCAAAAATTAACTTGCCAGAATTTAACGGGGAATTTGACAAGTGGTTACCATTTTTTGACACTTTTAAATCGCTGATCCATGGCAATCCGGATCTAAGCGCGATACAACGTTTCCACTACTTACGAGCGTCTTTGAAGGGTGAGGCGCTGAAGGTGGTAGACGCATTCCCAATGAGCGAAGCGAGCTACGGTGCTGCTTGGTCTGCTTTGACTAAGCGATTTTCAAATGTGTACTTGCAGAAGAAGCGACACGTAAATGCTCTGCTACAGTACCCGAAATTAAAGAAGATAACAGCAAGTGGCATCCATGATGTCATCGACTGCTTTGACCAACATCTGAAAATTTTAGATCATTTGGGAGAAGTGACTGCGGGTTGGGGGGCGATGCTGACGCAGCTGGTGATATCGAAGCTGGATGACGTTTCGCAGAAAGATTGGGAAGAATTTGCTCTGATGAAGGAAGAGCCAGCGTACCTGCACGTGATGGAGTTTTTAGAAGGACAAACCCGAATTCTAGATGCGATAGCTGTCGACCAGTGTTTCGAAAGAAAACAAGTTTCACTCTCTTCTCCTACCCCACCAGCAAAGAAACCGTTTTCGAAGTTGTCGGTCCATTCAGTGTAG